One region of Thunnus albacares chromosome 20, fThuAlb1.1, whole genome shotgun sequence genomic DNA includes:
- the paqr4b gene encoding progestin and adipoQ receptor family member 4: MVLYKGPRLLDFTKTPSHLQFNKYVLTGYRPVSTAQECLRSLFYMHNELGNIYTHGIPFFLFLVLLPYSIPWMEVESVWICVVHYLACLCPTVGSVVYHVFMNHVGGEHVYDTLLSLDMFGVCLVNTLGALPIIHITLLCYPTMQQTALLAYILLSAYGIYCATTARTNVLRLRAFVWQALFRFCLFLFRVYGSGVGSPNSLRLFVIMDSLAVLGGLVNVIQIPERFSPGLFDNWGNSHQIMHVMVICSIIFLHWGTLEDLDWIKTYQCPIE; the protein is encoded by the exons ATGGTGCTTTACAAAGGACCGCGGCTGTTGGACTTTACAAAGACTCCTTCACACCTTCAGTTCAACAAATATGTCCTGACGGGTTACCGGCCAGTGTCCACTGCTCAAGAGTGCCTCAGGAGCCTCTTCTACATGCACAATGAGCTGGggaacatttacacacatg GCAtccctttcttcctttttttggtGCTGCTGCCTTATAGTATCCCATGGATGGAGGTGGAGAGTGTCTGGATCTGCGTGGTCCACTACTTGGCCTGCCTCTGCCCCACTGTAGGTTCAGTGGTCTACCATGTGTTCATGAACCATGTGGGAGGGGAACATGTGTACGACACCCTGCTGTCCCTGGACATGTTTGGGGTCTGCCTCGTTAACACTCTGG GTGCGCTACCCATCATCCACATCACCCTTCTTTGCTATCCAACCATGCAACAGACTGCCTTGCTGGCCTACATCCTCCTATCAGCCTATGGCATCTACTGTGCCACCACAGCCCGCACTAACGTCCTGCGCCTGCGGGCTTTTGTCTGGCAGGCCTTGTTCCGCTTCTGCCTCTTCTTGTTCCGGGTGTACGGCAGCGGCGTGGGCAGCCCAAACTCACTGCGCCTCTTTGTCATCATGGACTCTTTAGCTGTACTGGGAGGGTTGGTCAATGTCATCCAGATCCCTGAGCGCTTCAGCCCAGGCCTGTTTGACAATTGGGGCAACAGCCACCAGATTATGCATGTCATGGTTATTTGCTCGATTATCTTCCTCCACTGGGGCACACTGGAGGATTTAGACTGGATTAAGACCTACCAGTGTCCTATTGAATGA